Below is a genomic region from Burkholderia pyrrocinia.
GTGCATACATCACGGCCGCGCTGATCATCCTGCTGATCGGCGTGACCGGCTATTTCGACCGGCTCGTGCGCCACATTCCGCGCGGCATCGCGTGCGGGATGATGGCCGGCATCCTGCTGCCGTTCGGCACGCACGCGTTCGCCGCCGCGTCGGAGCAGCCGGCGCTCGCGTTCGGGATGATCGCGGCGTACGTGATCTTCAAACGCCTGCTGCCGCGCTACAGCATCGTGCTCGTGCTGCTCACCGGCGCCGCGCTCGCGACGCTGCTCGGGATGACGCATCTCGGCAACGTGTCGCCGAGCATCGCGCAGCCGATCTTCATCGCACCCGAATGGACGCTCGGCACGACGCTCAGCCTCGCGCTGCCGCTCGTCGTAGTCAGCCTCACCGGTCAGTTCCTGCCGGGGATGACGATCCTGCGCGTATCCGGCTATCACACGCCCGCACGCCCGATCATCACGGCAACCAGCGTGATGTCGCTCGTCGTCGCATGCTTCGGCGGGATCACGATCGTCGTCGCGGCGATCACCGCGGCGCTCTGCACGGGCAAGGACGCGCACGAGGATCCGGACCGGCGCTATGTCGCGGGGCTCGCGAACGGCGCGTTCTACCTGATCGGCGGGCTCTTCGCGGGCACGATCGTCACGGTGTTCTTCGCGTTGCCGAAGGCGTTCGTCGCGATCCTCGCGGGGCTCGCGCTGATCGGCGCGATCGGTGCGAACGTGCACGGGATCTTCGAGGACGAGAACCACCGCGAAGCGTCGCTGATCACGTTCCTCGCGACCGCGTCGGGGATGACGTGGCTCGGGCTCGGCTCCGCGTTCTGGGGGATCGTGATCGGGTCGCTTTCGTATGCGGTGCTGAACAAGGTGCGGCGGCAAGCGTAATGCGCATCGCGCACACCGCTCGCCGCCGCGTTGATCACCGCGCGTGCTGGCGCACCAGTTGCGCGAGCGCATCGACCAGCGTCGTCGTGCCGTAAAGCCGCTCCGACACGCCGGCCTCGACGTCGATCTGCCCGGCGTTGTGCACGTCGTACAGATCGACGATCAGCTGCGCATGACGTTCGCTGAGGCCCGCGCGCAGCAGCGTCGCATTCCAGGTGTCGCGCGGCAGCTCGTGCGCGACGATCGCGCGGCCGGCCGCCGCGCCGAGCGTATCCGCGATCGCCGTCACGCTCACCCGCCGCGGCCCTTCGACGCTGACGATGCGCGGCCCGCTGCCGCCTTCGCGCGCATCGAGCAGCAGCCGCGCCGCGACGACGCCCACATCGGGCGCCCACACCGTCGGAAACACCTTGGCCACCGGATGATGAAAGCTCGGCAGCACGCCGGTGCCGAGCGCGACCGGCAGGATCCGCGTCCAGTTCTGCAGATGCTCGGCCGACCGCAGCAGCGTCAGCTGCGTCGGGATCGTCTTGAGCCGTTCCTCGAAGTGATGAAAGAGACGCGTGATGCCCGTATTGCCGTCGCGCTCCGCGCCGTAGTCCGACAGCGCGAGCAGCGCCGGCGGCGGGTTCGCGGCGAGCGCGGCGGTCGCGACGTCGATCGTCCGTTCCATCGTCGCGGCCGGATCGGGGTCGGCGACGGGCACCGGGCACAGCATCTGCACGGCCTGCGCGCCGTCGAGCGCCGACGCGATCGCGTTCGCGTCCGTCAGCGCCGCGATCGCCACGTCGCAGCCGAGCTGCGCGAAACGTTCACGATGGCGTGCGTCGCGCAGCACCGCGCGCACGGGATGGCCGGCGTTGCGCAAGGTT
It encodes:
- a CDS encoding NAD(P)H-binding protein, translated to MFVIFGASGNVGLSTVTTLRNAGHPVRAVLRDARHRERFAQLGCDVAIAALTDANAIASALDGAQAVQMLCPVPVADPDPAATMERTIDVATAALAANPPPALLALSDYGAERDGNTGITRLFHHFEERLKTIPTQLTLLRSAEHLQNWTRILPVALGTGVLPSFHHPVAKVFPTVWAPDVGVVAARLLLDAREGGSGPRIVSVEGPRRVSVTAIADTLGAAAGRAIVAHELPRDTWNATLLRAGLSERHAQLIVDLYDVHNAGQIDVEAGVSERLYGTTTLVDALAQLVRQHAR
- a CDS encoding benzoate/H(+) symporter BenE family transporter; this translates as MQSNTPPGAIRAIGNDWSVSAITAGFLAVLISYAGPLAIFFQASQAAHASNAMVSSWVWAISIGAGVSGLFASWKLKVPVITAWSAPGTALLVGLFPQLTLNQAVGAYITAALIILLIGVTGYFDRLVRHIPRGIACGMMAGILLPFGTHAFAAASEQPALAFGMIAAYVIFKRLLPRYSIVLVLLTGAALATLLGMTHLGNVSPSIAQPIFIAPEWTLGTTLSLALPLVVVSLTGQFLPGMTILRVSGYHTPARPIITATSVMSLVVACFGGITIVVAAITAALCTGKDAHEDPDRRYVAGLANGAFYLIGGLFAGTIVTVFFALPKAFVAILAGLALIGAIGANVHGIFEDENHREASLITFLATASGMTWLGLGSAFWGIVIGSLSYAVLNKVRRQA